The following DNA comes from Rosa rugosa chromosome 5, drRosRugo1.1, whole genome shotgun sequence.
TTCCAgtgcattctttttttttttttgagaagaagaagtctTTATTAAAATAACCAAAATTACATAACACGGGAATGACCAGTGGAGGACAAGAACTCTCCACTCTCCTCCCAAAAACCTAAACCAGTTACGGGTCCGTCATCATGAATgacttccatgagccaaaagggcccaacccctaacccaCCATATCGCCAAACCTCTCGGGTTACAGAGAATCCTGAGAATCTCGATAACACCTCATAGACAACCGCCTGAAAAACCAAcgccctcttccacaccgtgtcccaatgatgccagaccacgtgcaaggatcgctcgtcaacacattgaccataagataaaaccGAATATAAACCAACTCGTCCACAGGAATAACACCATATCCATGGCACCCCAATTTGACCCAATCCTAGCTTACAAGAGTAGGGACATTCTAATGACAAAAAAAAGCCTAATTAACCAAAGAACTAACCAAAAAAATTACtctaataaaaaacaaaaacaaaaaagagccATCATACTCCTCCTCCCTCCCCTTAAGTGCTTCGCCGGCAGCCCACCACCACAAGAGTGTCAAGACTCTCCCTTCGAGTTCGCCTCGTCGAAGAAACCCAGACCATACAACGAGCCACGCCAAACTTCCGGCCTGTTGTCCAAGAAACTTATCAGAAATCACCATGTCCTGCCACCTCAGAGCGGAGGACCTCCACCCGTCTGTGTCCCTCAGTTTGGGAGCCCAAAACCACCGCTGCAATCTCCGTCCAGTGACCCACCATAGAGAAGCAATCAGCGCCATACGATCCATGGTATACCGCCGCCATGATTTGGCCACTAACCACCCACTCCACACCCGGGCCACCACAGATCGCCGATCGCCAATTACCCACACCTGTCGCCGCTTGAAAGGAAAGAAGAGACGTTCCCAGCCCAGACCGATGAAGAGAGGCCAAAGCCGAGAGCCCCCAGATCCCAGGAGCCCGTCCGGCAACACCCACCAATCGTCTATGAGGCAAGGAGCCACGATCAACGTGGaggcgccgccggacaggcCGCATAGTCTCCTTTGCTTTTTCCAAACCCTAATTTAGTCGCCTGTTTTCTCGGAGCAAAAATTTGCAAGTAGTGTCTATGAAACATGGATGCCCTCTCAAAAGAGATAAAAATTTAACTCCATTCCAGTGCATTCGAAGGTGCCAAGGTACTAATTAGTTGAGAGAAGGAAAATTCTAGTATATGTTGATGTATGTCATACGttaattttttgaatatttttcaCCATTGGATATAAATGAAATGTGAATATGTCTAACGGTCTAAAATATTTAATAATGGTAACCACGACAGGTCTACAACTATAATCAAAATGACACAATATCCCCCATTAGGTTTTGAAGATTACTGATGAAGTGATGATATTTCCACTTTTTTTCTAAGAATTGGGAAATTAAGGAACTTAATACAGCCTATGACTATTTTCTGTGTCCAAATTTAGTCATCAGTGAACATCATTAAATGATTAATAGTATGAGTTCTGAAACAAAAAAGTACAGTCACAAGAGTTCATCTCCTTATTTATGGTCAGTGGTTGCTTTCCTAGTTTAAGTATACATATTCAAGTTTAAGATACTGGATAGACATTAAACTTCTATTCACAATACAACAAATTTAATTAATTGCGAGCATAggttaaccaaaaaaaaagctCTCTCGTTCTCTAGAGAGAAAAACCCTAAGGCCGCAACTTGCCTTGATTGGTGGCAGCGGCGCTACAAATGTATTGACTCTCGGTAGAGAGGTTTCCCAGCTACGCAGTGGCTCGGTAATTCGGTGTTGGAAGGGTGGAGGCGCTCCTCTTTCTTCTCCTCTAATTGGTGGCACCGGCGAATGGCTTCGTCTGTGTTCCATGATGGCGGTTAGTTTGGTTGCGAAGATCTGAGATTTCCTCATGTCGGTGTCACGCGGCGTTGGGCCTTTCGCTTTTAACGAGGTCGGATGGGGCCTTTCGCTTTGAGCGAGGTCGGATGGGGACTCGTTGATGGCTGGGCTCATGTTTATCTGGGTTCAGATCCGATCGGGGGCGCTTTGGAAGTGATTGATTGCTGGGATCGAGTAGTCTTTGAGGATGAGATGCGTTGTCCCAGTGGCTATGCTAGATCGGGATCGGGTTCAGGTCATGGAATTGCTGCGGATATGGTTGCGTTTGGTAGGCTTTGTGGGGAGGACGAAGATGATGGAGCGGCGGCTCTGACGGCAAGTGTTGGCGGCGGCGTGGCTGATGGCTTTTGGCTGGCAAAACACATGTGGGCTTATTGGGTTAGGGCTACTCTTTGGGCCTGCATTTGGAGTGGATGGGCTGCGTGGGCCTTGATTTGGTCTGTGGGCCTCAGCTTTGGGCTCACCAGTCTAGGGGTTCAAGTGGGCTGGATTACCCTTTTGCTATGGGGCGGGATGGATTGGGTCTCTATGGCCCATAGTactgtttaatttttgtttgggtcacAAAAACCAGAGCCTTAGTTGGAACCTTTTTATGTAAGTTTcgaggtttctaggtttttgttagaataatagTGCGTgaatttcctaaaaggtgggtgtattCGGAATTTTTTGGGAtgttattcttctagaatagggtttcatGAGTTTCTAatgaacgattctttctgtcgacctcataggggtgtttcgtttttgtactgcttgctgaattttaATGAAAGGACTGACCTattttcatataaaaaaaaacttctatTCACAATCGGAACATCACGTACAGATCGATGGATCACCTTCCTCTATTACGGAAAGGTTCTTTTTTTGTACTTTTCATGCTAATAATTTTGTACCAATCGATGACATAGACACATGAAACTTCATGAATATTAACTGTACGTGTAACCTAAGAAACTTCCCTAGATCTCCCGTACGTACATAAATCTCTTGCCCTCCTTTCTGCCAAATGAAAATTTACTGCGCGCAAAGTCACTTTTAACTTCTTAACTCCATTTTTTGTacccaaaaaatgaaaaaaacctTTAACTCATGATCATACTAGCTAGGTAGGTCTCATGTTGCATTCCAACTTTTCTTTAGCTGAATTGGTTGTTCAAACTTCACTAACCAACTGAGTTTTTGGGAAACTAATAATTTCGCCAGGTCATTTACGCAGACATTGGCAGTAAATTACTGTAATCATTATTAAGCTAGGTAGTTGCAGTCTAAACAATAACTATATATTCCTTTTCGGCAGCTTATTCAGATTAAGTAAGAAATAATTGATCCTTCTCAAACAGAAATAGAATACATACAATTCTTTTACTAGAAAATGAGTGCACATGTAATTGGCCATGAGAATTACTTCCTAATTGCCGGGATGATCATGATTCTTCCCCACAGTTCGAGTTTATGTTGAGACTAAAGACTAATCCTATATACTTTGTCTTTCGTTTATCGGAGAAGGTACCAAATATACTATCAAAATTTGTTTAGCCATTTGTGAAGGCTCACAACTAATTTTAACTGTATGGATAATTAAAACTCTGATCGATCTAGAAGATCTACCGCGCCCATTTTAAAACGTGGCAACAAGAACCCGTATGGGATCGGTATCATGCATTTTGTAGTACTTACTGTATATAGCTATGTAAAATCAAAACTATTCAAAATGCTTGTAGGTGGAGATGATGAGGAAATAGAGGGAAGGAGAGGTTGATATGATATATGATAGGCAGAGACGCAGAGTGACGAAAGTGAGCTTGGCTTGTCTTGACGCGTCAGTACAAGATACGAAATAAGAGAAGGAGAGACATGGGGAGAGGGTAAGGCCTACATTGCTGCATACTACCGCTTACTTCTACTATACTGTACACCAACCTACACCTTACTCCTTAATTACTACTCAAATTGGTGGCCCCAAACACTCGCCGCATAACGACACCATAGGCTGCTTAATTTTTTACAGTGAGAAATTGAGAATCAAAACCACTCTGTATGTGCCCCATAACcccattatatatattcatttaaaaacaAGATATttgagcaagaagaagaagaaggcttcCTCCTAATTCATACTGACTctactcttctctctctctctctctctctctctctctctctctctctctctctctatcttcttcaTTTCCGGATTGTAGCTGTCCCCGCAGATACTTAATAATTTCCTCTCGATTATTTGAGGTGTTTTGGTTTTTCTCAAGCTACCTAGCTAAGACCACGTCGcacttcttttttaattttaatttttttttacttaattagctagctaggtttCGAGGGTAGCTAGCAAGGAGTGAGAGTTTAACAGTATTGTTGAGGAATTGGTTTGTCTGTCGATTATATATAGATGGCGGCTGCTTCTTCATCGCTGGCCTTCTTTGGGAGTAATAGCagagaagaaaatcaaaaccaGCTGATGTCGTCGCTACAACAACCATCGCCAGCTTCCTCAACTGCTCCAATTTCTACCACTACACCCACTGCACCTccaccaaagaaaagaagaaatcaacCCGGAAATCCAAGCAAGTATCTCCATCCCTCTTTTTACATACATCATCAATTCCTTTTCATTCAGAAAAAGAATAAGAAACCCTAGATGGGTCTTGATTCCTTTGAATCTACTCGTCTATCTAATTTAAGTAATAAAAATGGTAAGTAATAGCTAGGTTTGTCATTTTTGATAGCAGATCCAGATGCGGAGGTCATCGCACTATCTCCCAAGACCTTAATGGCAACAAACAGGTTCATATGTGAGGTGTGCAACAAAGGGTTCCAAAGGGAGCAGAACCTACAGCTCCACAGAAGAGGACACAACCTGCCTTGGAAGTTAAAGCAGAAGACTAACAAAGAACCCAAGCGCAAGGTCTATCTGTGCCCCGAGCCCACCTGCGTCCACCACGACCCATCTCGAGCCCTCGGAGACCTAACCGGCATCAAAAAGCACTTCTCGAGAAAGCACGGCGAGAAAAAGTGGAAGTGCGAGAAGTGCTCCAAGCGGTATGCTGTTCAATCCGATTGGAAGGCTCACTCTAAGACTTGCGGCACTCGAGAGTACCGCTGCGACTGTGGTACTCTCTTCTCCAGGTACGTACATATTTAATTACTAGCGATCATAATTAATTTCTTCATATAAATTAATTTTATGAACGATTCCTGAATCTGGAAAACAAAATTTTCCTGTTTCCACGTGAGTGATAGTCTGTGAAACTGAAACTGCTGGAAAAGGGTTTCAAAAGGAAAATCAAATTTTTACGGGGAGAAGGGAAAAATCAAGCTCATCGTTTACCTCGAAAACGCCACCCTTTAATCTTTTTGGCTACTCACGTGTATTTGTATACAAATGAAAGCGAAATGGGAAGCATAAATATTGGTTAGCTTGCAGTgctttgttttcatatgagttggATTATTGGATATATATttatacgtgtgtgtgtgttactGGGTTTTTGTTCTCTTCTGGATTGGCTTCATGTAATCAGTCCTTTCCAGGTACTCATTTCCATGAGATTGAACATGTAGTCATGGGACCAAGACTTAGATgctctcccttctctctctctctctctctctctagctagTACTGGTAATTGATTGAGAGATTCTCAATTGGTCCAGCTCCCTCTTTCGATCAGCTAGCAAGCTACTAGCTACTAGCATGCATGGTCTTACAGTTTTCTTTCTCaagtctttaattttttttttatctgagaGGCTAATGATTAGAATGATGAGGTATTCTTATGATTAGAATCATGCTTATGGAAATATACTCTGTGGAATTGGAAAAGTATACTATTCATACGGTTTGCATTTAATGTAGAAAATTTCGGAAATAGGTTTCTGATCTGACTTATCAGTATCTAGGGATTTCCAATAAAGCTCAACATTTTGGATTGGTGAACCCTAAttcattcttttgttttttctttttctttttcccttgaGTAGATCCTTAATGATCGATTCTCATTAGTGAAATTCTTAATTTACTGTTGTTAGTTATTTGAAACACTAATTATTGACTTTGATAATTTCATCACCACGTACGGTCAGTTCTTTTGGGTTTTACTGACTTTAGATCTTTAACTTCAACGGATAGCAACGTTGATTCTTCTTCAACTATTGTCTCTAGTTAGCTAGAGCTAGCATGTGATCAACCCAATCactaatatattatatatatgcacaGATATATTCTCGGCTTTGGATCCATATTACTTGGGATATAACTAAACTTTCAAATTGAATTCTTATCATATCTAGCTGATCTATACATTTTGGTTATGTATGCATGCATGACATGATGATTTGGCTAATTAATAGTTTCTATTCAATTACATTGTTCTTTTGTGATGATACATTGCATGATATATAGGCGGGACAGTTTCATCACGCATAGGGCCTTCTGTGATGCACTAGCTCAAGAGAGCGCAAGGCATCCTTCAAGCTTAAGCGCCATGGCTACTAGTTCTCATCTCTATCCAGGAAATAACCAAATGATGAGCTTAGGCCTATCCCAAATGGGTGGCGGTTCCTCCCTCCCACCTAATAACATGTTGAGGCTAGGGACTAATGGTGCTGGCGGTGCTGCGAAATTTGAGCACCTCATGAATCCTTCCTCATTCGGACAAGCGCAGCCTATACCTAATTCTTCGACTACTTTCTTCAATCAAGGGTTTCAGGATCAGCAACATTCTCTGAATGGACCATATGCTGCTAACAAGTCGTTACATGGGCTAATGCAACTTCCTGATCTCCAAAGCAACACTCCTAGTAACAACTCGCCCTCATCAACTACTACTGCTGCCGGTAGTCTCTTTAACCTCGGCTTCTTTTCGAGTAATAATTCTGATCATCATCAGTTTAGTGATGGAAATGGTGGCACCCAAGGGACGACGCTCTTTCCGAATGGTATGGCTGATCATATTGGCTCGGGGCTACCATCCAGCCTCTTCGGGAATTCCTTACAACATGAGAACATGAACGGTGCACATATGTCTGCCACCGCATTGCTTCAGAAAGCCGCTCAAATGGGTTCAACTACAAGCCCCGAAAGCTCATCTTTGCTAAGAGGATTAGCCGGGAGTACTTCCTCAAGTACAAGAGCAGTAGCAAAATCCATTTCCGGTCGGCAACTGGTCTCTTCTAACTCTACTATCGGTGGTGTCAGCTTTAGCCGCGAGAGTAGTAGCGGTGGTGAACATGAGCAACACATGAGATCACAGCAGCAGCATGTGGAAAATGAAAACCACCATCTTCAAGGATTAATCATGAACTCTCTTACCAATGGAAACAGCTCCGCGGCCTCCATTTTCGGATCAGCTGGGGATCATCATAACAACTTTGGTACTCATGGGTTTGCCAATGGCAGTACTACTAGGGTTTCTCTGATGGATCAGCAGCAGCACAACAACACAAACTTTAGCAACGTGGATGAGGCGAAATTAACCTTGGATTTCCTTGGCGTTGGAGGGATTGTAAGAAAcatgggtggtggtggtggtggatatGAGCACCGTGGCATCAATATGAGCTCTTTAGACCCAGAGTTGAAGTCATCGCAACAGCCAAGTCAACCCTATGGAGGCACTAGTGCACTGCAATGAGACTAATAAATTAAGTTCATATATATAGATGAGACCGATCGAGTGCCTGTTTAATTGATATGTAGGAGCAAAGTACTCGCTAGCTATGAACTAGTGCCTTGACCCCCAAGCATCAGGGTTTCGTTAATTTATTTCTATATGTGCACGCCTTAAGGCTTACACTTGATGATCCACTTAATTTCAGTACTCTTTGCTTAGACATGATAATGGATAAACCTCCCATCAAGTAATATTATTGGTGCTAAATAATTTCAACTAATGAAATGAAAATATCTAAATTACATGGAATTACTTGTGTAATTATAATATGTAGAGGaatttataattaattaactaTCTTGGAATTTCAGCGAATATGGTAATTTCATGAACTTATAAATCGTAATCTGAAAAACGTATGAGGTAAGCCATGTTGTGATTAAATAGAATGAGAATGTCACACAAGAATCTTCACAGATGAATACATTCCAACAGAATAGACAAGCGAAGATTTAATTTCTTATTGTCTAGGTTTAAGAAATCCCCAACTAATAATTTAGTATCGCCATGCATCAAGATCAGAGAAAtataaatgatttttttaagacagggagagagaaagagagcctcCCTGCGAAGAATTATGTCCACCCCAGCCCACATAAATTATGATATTTCATACCCTTATTATAAACTATGAAGGAGAAGATCGAATTGTTCGGCTACCTAATACCTAACCCTACTGGCTAGCTGCTGCTAATATAATTTGCTTGGTTTGACATTTAATTAGTTTAACTGACGCTTTCCACACAAATATTCTTTTCAACATTCTAGCTAATTCCCTACACCACAGTCCACGTACGTTGACGTTTTAATCTTCAACTTCACTGCTCCTGATCGATACCTATATTATTTTACATTGAATTGAGAAAGTAATTTTAATTTGATCTTTTCGCAAGCATATGCATGTGTTTTGTTGTTGGGGTCAGGACCGGATCGGACTGAAAGAGCTGgctatactatatatatatatatacatattactCTTAATCTCAGGCAGCTGCAGAGGCAGAGAGGCAGCAGAAAATGATATCTATGGAATCGATCGAGTATAGCTAGCAACTAGCATATGCAGAAATTTCCTTATTGTAATTATTAGGAAATTGATATGGGGCTGTCTACTATTGTCGTAATTGTTGTCTCTTCTATCTTTACAGGAATCATCACCCCGTGACCTGCAAGTGTGGGATACCTTTCATTTTCctttcaaaatttgaatttctCTTGGAGTTTTTAACTCAGTATAATCTTTTCAACAAAATTATCAGGTTGAACATGCATTTACTGATTTACAACTAGGCAATGATTCAAGCTTAAAATTACAGTATGCATGCATGAAATGGATGAATTGAAGGTCTGAAACTAAAGTCTAATATAGGGATGATGGTAATTTAAATTTTCTGAAGAGAAAACTGTCTGGTACAATCTCTCCAAAATCCTTATTTCCATATGGTGCCCTTTCCTGGATAGTAGAATTCTATTTTGTCCAAAAAGTGGGTCCATAGACCTTGGGAACCACTTGAAAACATCTAACTTCAATAGATCTATCacaaacctttttttttattcctccAAAATATGTTGGGTTTTATTAGAATGATTGATCAACGTACAAATTGTAATTTAGGTCACTTTCAATATGATTATTACTGCATGTTACTTTCAATAATAAAGCCTATCCTATATATGGTCAGCTGAAGCATCCATCAACTTTTTCTCATGGTTTTCTAATCACAACATCCCAGTCGCGCACACCCACCTCATCTTCCATAGCTCCATACCTTTCCGCCGGAAGAGACCACCATGATGTATGTGTGATAACAAACTCTAACTTGGCATCAGCGCTTGTCATATATTCTTATGTTAGACTCAACATTCACACATGCTTCATTTCGCCGTATATATTGGCAAACTCCACGACGGCTGAAATGTTCTGATGAAAGTATTCTATATTGATAATGAAAAATATGTCTATCGATCATATATAGTGTACATAGTGGGTTTCTCTTCATCCATTACAAACATAGCTGAATAAGAGTCGGTTGCCTTTGTCGAAGCACTTTTGTACAGACATAGATATAGAGCCAAGTAGTCAAGATAACGAAATCGGGAGACAAATAGGTTTCAACGAAATGTCAACAAGTTTTATATCTAGATATCATTATCAAGTGGAAATTTGCATTAATTTATATAGATAACTAATACTGCTGAGCTTCAGGATCGTACCATATATGAATATGCTAACTGCTAAAGTGGTAGTAGATTACAAAAAGAAATGAATAATGGGATCTTGTCTAGACGCTGAGGCCTTGAGGGTCGGGGGAGCTTAGGCTTCAAAACTTGTCTCATATTAGTACAGAGACTTGACGCTGCATCTATATATATGTCTGCTACATATCTCTCTCTCACAGACTCacagtaatatatatatatatataaatatatatagtaAATACCAAGAAAAGAAATGGAATTACAGGAGGCTCTACGTTCTAAATAATGAAACTGAGTCTTTCCATCTTGGCTCCCTAGCTACACACGCTAAAAGTCATTCTTCCAGACTTGTCCAGTACATTGCCACACTGAACTGAACTTCTTAGACTTAAAGAGGCAGCACAATGCTAGtatcttttctattttgtttttcttttttcaagatatatatgtatatgcatTGAGATGGGTAATGACCGCCAAGACCATCTAGGCTAGCTTCACTTGCATTTTTACAGTCTTTTTGGTGTCGttgattttagagagagaaaatttgaacTTTGAGCCTCATCTAACATGATGAAACTCATAGTTAGGGATCCAGCTATCACAAAACCATGATGAAACTCATAGCTGGATCCCTAACTAAGAGTTTTATTATAATATACAAGGTTGCATCACAAAACCTCAATTAATCAGACGAAAAATAAGTCATCATAAGAGTAGGTTTCATATCTACAATATTTGGGAGGATGGGATCCGAACTAGCTAGAGATCTTCTACCAATTACACTAATACATAGTTTATACCAAATTTCGATCTTCATGAAATTATAAAGGCAATTATTAACACTCAATTTATTTGATGTTGtttttatacattttttttatgTGTTAGCGACTTAGCTCACAAATCACTTAACAAAATATGAGCCATGTGTTTGCTCATTAATGTTATTCCAATTTCCAACTCTCTATATGTAACGTACTTGGTAACGCCTCTTGAAACACGAAGAAGCAGTTGCAATACTGATAAAATTAGAAGTCATTAATGAAAGCTCCTATGGATTTGAATTTTGTTGAAACTGCTAAATGCTAGCTAATACATAAAGAAAATGAGTTTTAACATGAGATAGGATAAATTGTCTACCAGTCATTCAATTAAAACTACCAAGAAGTTCTAGCCTTAATTGATTTCTGAAAATTAGTTCCCTGGCCCCAAACACTTGTTGAGgtttcaaaaaagaaagaaaatagaaaaagaagacGAAATATACAGCTCGAAGAACCTTGCACTAATTCCTTCATGGCACTCAACTTAATCCACACTCCctgcaaacaaaacaaaacttagTGGTAGTAAAATTTTACCTTTATCATAATGAAAAAGACAGCAATATTAGTGTTAAGTTTCTAGCTTATTAgggttttgtttttccttttttttgagTTATGGCAAACTCATTATGGTCAATGAAACAACAATTTCGATCAAGCTCATCATACAGAAGGTGTTaacaaacaaagagaaaaggTAAAATATGTAAAGGTAGATTAATTATGTTTTGCTTTCTGAAATCAATGTACGTAGTTTTTGTTCTGACAATTGTTCATGTGTTCATCGAAAGTGCAAGCTTTACTGAGCTAGAGAAGATCTTTAATCCATCTGAGTAGTCGAGTGAAAGATCGAGCACTCGTGACTCTGGTGGCTACGTACAGGTGGCCAAAGTATAAGTTAAAACCactaaaagaaaaaagtgattgataatataaaaacaaaaagacaagACCCAAAATGTGTACTCCAGGTCATGGCCCATGGGTCATGACTGCCTCCACACTATGTGACCATGCAAGACATTGTGtcagaaaattttcttttaaaatttgACACAAGAAAACCAACATATACCAAAGACAAGCCAGAGAAAGTGAACAGTAGAAAGCCAGCAGTGTTTAGGACACAATTACCAAAGAAAACTAACTCATATAGATAATTAATTTACTCGCTAGGTCACTAATTTTCACGTACCTTTTTTCGTTCACTAAAAATTCCCACCTCCTCCAAAAGATTGGGTTGACGGCGCAGCATTGCTCTCTGAATCCAAGGAGCTCATATGCTCGATCTGAGTTTGTTGTTGCCCACCGCTCATACTCCTAACAATCTGACCAACACCAAGAAAATCCCTAGTTAACCTATCAGACCCGGCTCCTATGCTCACCGCCGGCAACTTGGGCTCGTCCCTACTTGCCACGTCATGAAATCCACTGCCAAAAGACCCGGTTCCGAAAATAGAGGAGCTCCCTCCAGCAGCAAAAGAGTTCATTAGGTCTTGGAGGTTGTTCTCATTTTCACTGCCACCACCAAAAATGCCGCCTAAATTGGCAGGAACAAGGGAGGCCGCCGCGGCGGGGCGTTCAGATTTAGTCGAGGAAGTGCTTCCAAAGCTTCTTAGGAGCGAGGCAGAAGTATTGTTGCTCGAAGTAGTTGACCCCATTTGAGCCGCCTTCTGAAGCAGCGCTGTGGCGGACATGTGCGAGACGGCTGCACCTGCACCATGATGGTTGTTTTGTACTTGAGAACTATAGAGCGAAGAGACATTGCCGGAGCTCATGTGATCACCACCGCCTCCACCCATCATGTGACCTGAGAAGAGACTCGACCCGCCTTCACCGCCATTACTGTTGTACTGGTGATCAGGATGAAGCAGTAGATTAGTACTATTGGTGCCACCGGCGTTGTTGCTGTTGTTGCTGTTTGATAAGAAAGGTAGGTTAAACAGATTGCCTCCTGAGGAAGAGTTGTTGTTCTGATGATCAGAAAATTGCATCAGTCCATGGAATTGTTTGCTCTGCAACTGTTCTTGATCGTGATGGTATTGCTGGCTAGATTGGTCTTGATTAATGAAGAAGGGTGCCGAAGATTGCGCCGGACCAAAAGACGACCCCATGGAAGGAGGAGAAAGGAGATGATCGAACTGTCCGGTCCGGGCATTGCCGCTGCCGCCTCCGAGTCGTAAGATGTCAGCAGCCGTTGATTGATTGTTGTGGTGATGATGATCAATGTTAGGACCCACAACTTGttgttgatggtgatgatgagatAAGGCTAGGCCAGTGTTGCTGGTACCTCCATATAAGTTGCTGCCAAGGCTGCTCAGATTAGGTTGATGTCTTGCACTTTCCTGAGCCAGTGCATCACAGAAGGCCCTATGAGTGATAAAACTGTCCCTCCTGCATTCATAAATTAAAGAAAGCCAGTGATTGGATGTTTCCATCATCATCTTTCATTGTAAACTAGGCTAAACATTTTCTGAGTAGAAAGTCATGTCTGGATATTACACCAATATATGTACAGTGTAATCCAGGTATCATTATTGGCCGGAATATGAAGTGATTTAATCAATGGACCCACTAAGCTTCAGATAATTCATAAAATCACCGATCGTTAATTTCACTATCACTAAAATGGTAACCCATACCTATATGATATTGATTTCAATGTTTaccaaatatgaaaatttaatgTATGTAGTGAAGCTTCAGAAAGATATATAGAAATAAATGGAGGTAGCTGGATCAAAACCCTAATGTGAAGGCTCAATTGAAAACTCAAAGAGAGGGGATGGACACATTTAATAATTGTCATATACTGCGGTTAGTTAATGTAGAATCGAAAGAATAGAAGGTAGCTAGAGATTGCAGAAGGAAGTTAACCAAAGTGTCCTAATCAGATGCAAGAAATTTAAAAAGGTATGTGAGAGCGAAATTGTCCAGAATGTGAGAAAATTCTGAATCAAATAAACAACCAAGAACTGCAATTTCAGGAGTGTTCAATAAATGCAACAAGAGAAATGCCCTGTACTCTGATGAAATGTAATTAATCAAT
Coding sequences within:
- the LOC133709860 gene encoding protein indeterminate-domain 4, chloroplastic-like isoform X1; the protein is MAAASSSLAFFGSNSREENQNQLMSSLQQPSPASSTAPISTTTPTAPPPKKRRNQPGNPTDPDAEVIALSPKTLMATNRFICEVCNKGFQREQNLQLHRRGHNLPWKLKQKTNKEPKRKVYLCPEPTCVHHDPSRALGDLTGIKKHFSRKHGEKKWKCEKCSKRYAVQSDWKAHSKTCGTREYRCDCGTLFSRRDSFITHRAFCDALAQESARHPSSLSAMATSSHLYPGNNQMMSLGLSQMGGGSSLPPNNMLRLGTNGAGGAAKFEHLMNPSSFGQAQPIPNSSTTFFNQGFQDQQHSLNGPYAANKSLHGLMQLPDLQSNTPSNNSPSSTTTAAGSLFNLGFFSSNNSDHHQFSDGNGGTQGTTLFPNGMADHIGSGLPSSLFGNSLQHENMNGAHMSATALLQKAAQMGSTTSPESSSLLRGLAGSTSSSTRAVAKSISGRQLVSSNSTIGGVSFSRESSSGGEHEQHMRSQQQHVENENHHLQGLIMNSLTNGNSSAASIFGSAGDHHNNFGTHGFANGSTTRVSLMDQQQHNNTNFSNVDEAKLTLDFLGVGGIVRNMGGGGGGYEHRGINMSSLDPELKSSQQPSQPYGGTSALQ
- the LOC133709860 gene encoding protein indeterminate-domain 4, chloroplastic-like isoform X2; translation: MAAASSSLAFFGSNSREENQNQLMSSLQQPSPASSTAPISTTTPTAPPPKKRRNQPGNPNPDAEVIALSPKTLMATNRFICEVCNKGFQREQNLQLHRRGHNLPWKLKQKTNKEPKRKVYLCPEPTCVHHDPSRALGDLTGIKKHFSRKHGEKKWKCEKCSKRYAVQSDWKAHSKTCGTREYRCDCGTLFSRRDSFITHRAFCDALAQESARHPSSLSAMATSSHLYPGNNQMMSLGLSQMGGGSSLPPNNMLRLGTNGAGGAAKFEHLMNPSSFGQAQPIPNSSTTFFNQGFQDQQHSLNGPYAANKSLHGLMQLPDLQSNTPSNNSPSSTTTAAGSLFNLGFFSSNNSDHHQFSDGNGGTQGTTLFPNGMADHIGSGLPSSLFGNSLQHENMNGAHMSATALLQKAAQMGSTTSPESSSLLRGLAGSTSSSTRAVAKSISGRQLVSSNSTIGGVSFSRESSSGGEHEQHMRSQQQHVENENHHLQGLIMNSLTNGNSSAASIFGSAGDHHNNFGTHGFANGSTTRVSLMDQQQHNNTNFSNVDEAKLTLDFLGVGGIVRNMGGGGGGYEHRGINMSSLDPELKSSQQPSQPYGGTSALQ
- the LOC133709860 gene encoding protein indeterminate-domain 5, chloroplastic-like isoform X3, encoding MATNRFICEVCNKGFQREQNLQLHRRGHNLPWKLKQKTNKEPKRKVYLCPEPTCVHHDPSRALGDLTGIKKHFSRKHGEKKWKCEKCSKRYAVQSDWKAHSKTCGTREYRCDCGTLFSRRDSFITHRAFCDALAQESARHPSSLSAMATSSHLYPGNNQMMSLGLSQMGGGSSLPPNNMLRLGTNGAGGAAKFEHLMNPSSFGQAQPIPNSSTTFFNQGFQDQQHSLNGPYAANKSLHGLMQLPDLQSNTPSNNSPSSTTTAAGSLFNLGFFSSNNSDHHQFSDGNGGTQGTTLFPNGMADHIGSGLPSSLFGNSLQHENMNGAHMSATALLQKAAQMGSTTSPESSSLLRGLAGSTSSSTRAVAKSISGRQLVSSNSTIGGVSFSRESSSGGEHEQHMRSQQQHVENENHHLQGLIMNSLTNGNSSAASIFGSAGDHHNNFGTHGFANGSTTRVSLMDQQQHNNTNFSNVDEAKLTLDFLGVGGIVRNMGGGGGGYEHRGINMSSLDPELKSSQQPSQPYGGTSALQ